One Natrinema marinum genomic window carries:
- a CDS encoding GNAT family N-acetyltransferase — protein sequence MPQLWRLTRNRYGRTAYDALARVGLTATVMIEYVATLEGAAFDTDDGSYSVEVCEPARVAPLDAPVDELRPDERVIAALEDGQPRGYCFCSVDTAHEIHPLERTISFDGAYIRRVFVDPDHRNQGLATAVVAEACRRAREQGARRATALVALDNSPSRRLFERHGFDPWRRRRYVRAGPFSHRSTRAV from the coding sequence ATGCCACAGCTCTGGCGGCTGACCCGAAACCGGTACGGTCGCACCGCCTACGACGCGCTCGCGCGAGTGGGACTCACCGCGACGGTGATGATCGAGTACGTCGCGACGCTCGAGGGTGCCGCCTTCGACACCGACGACGGGTCGTACTCGGTCGAGGTCTGCGAGCCGGCACGAGTCGCGCCGCTCGACGCACCCGTCGACGAACTCCGCCCCGACGAGCGAGTGATCGCCGCGCTCGAGGACGGCCAGCCTCGGGGCTACTGCTTCTGTTCGGTCGATACGGCCCACGAGATCCATCCGCTGGAGCGGACGATTTCGTTCGACGGGGCCTACATCAGGCGCGTCTTCGTCGATCCCGACCACCGGAACCAGGGGCTCGCGACGGCAGTCGTCGCCGAGGCCTGTCGACGGGCCCGTGAGCAGGGAGCGCGGCGGGCCACAGCGCTTGTCGCACTCGACAACAGTCCCTCTCGACGTCTGTTCGAGCGCCACGGCTTCGACCCCTGGCGGCGGCGGCGCTACGTCAGAGCCGGCCCGTTCTCACATCGATCGACGCGAGCGGTGTGA